The stretch of DNA cgacgacggctgcgtaacctccgggcggcgaggtgctgctgccgctgacaCCTACgatgcagcgcagcgtatctggggcccggcccgaagatctcgtcggtaactccgcgccgtcctggtccggtgaatctccgaagaggtcgtccatggaccggggccactggCTGATAAATCAGCGGCGTGGccgtgctgggacgagtggtattctgccatcgtggcggatttgtcgagcaggggccggcgtcggtggtggataacgggccgagtgttgctcctgACCGGCCAACTCGGCAACTctgcgccgtcctggtccggtgaatccccgaagaggtcgtccatggaccggggccactcgctgatgaagcggcggcgagactcgtgctgggacgagtggtcttctgccatcgtggcggattcgtcgagcaggggccggcgtcggtggttgattccggtctcgttggccatctgctccaacagattcggtggaaggtcgccgaagcactctacggctgctcgcagcgggaccagtggcggtggaggggaggaggggccggcgtcggtggtcgattacaggccgagtgttgctccggaccggccgactggggaggctcggtggatgacgagcacagctcgtcgcacagctcctcggctttccgtcgggcagcggcgtattcgccggggacggcagcggagggcggctaggtgctgctgccggtgacacctcggctgcagcgcagcgtatctggggcccggtccaaagatctcctcggcaaactccgcgccgtcctggaccggtgaatccccgaagaggtcgttcatgaaccggggccactcgctgataaagcggcagcgtggacgtgctgggacgagtggtcttctgccatcgtggcggattcgtcgagcaggggccggcgtcggtggttgattccggtctcgtttgCCATCTGCTCGAAGccctctacggctgctcgcagcggggccagtggcggtggctcctggtccgagggcggctgcttctccccgttggcaggcgcttgggtggcctggtatggtagtggacgcggcagtgtagtagccactcgcagcgggaccaatggtggtggcccctggtccCAGGCTAActgtttctcctcgtcagctggcgcttgggcggtctgCGATGGGCGTGGACCTGGCGGTGTGGTTGCCATCcgcagcgggccgaagcggcgatgagcccacaccggggccactcgctaatgaagcggcggtgTGGAcaagcggtcttctgccatagtggcggcttcgtcgagcaggggccggcgtcggtggtcgattacgggccgagtgttgctccggaccggccaactggggaggctcggtggatgacgagcacagctcgtcacacagctcgtcgcacagctcgtcgcacagctcgtcgcacagctcgtcgcagtGTGGGCGGAAGCAGCTAAGGTAAAAAGCTACGTGCGAGGGGTGGAGGCAACCTATAGGCTGTGCGCCGTCAGGATCGCGTGCGCCTTCCGAACCATTTCGGAAGACGCGGCGCTGGTCATCGCCGGACAAGTCCCGTTGACGGAGCTCGTTCGGGAGAGGGCGGATATCTACGCAGATAAGGGAAGCAACCCAGCAGACTAGAGCAGAGACGACGCAAACAGGACGCTGGACGCACACGCTCATCCCCAACCTTACGAGCTGGGTAGAGAGGTCGCATGGGCAGGTAGACTTCTACCTCACCCAGGTGATCAGCGGTCATGGCTGCTTCCGCAGCTACCTTAAGCGATTCGGCCACGAGACGGAGGACTGGTGCCCAGTGTGCGGCTCCGGCGTCGTCGAGGACGCGCGGCACGAGCTGTTCGAGTGCCACCGGTTTGACCACGAGCGTCAGAAGTTGGAGGCGGTAGCAGGGTCCAGTATCTTGCCAGAGACACTGGTGCCGTTGATGTTGGCAGACCAGTGTGTGTGGGAGGCTGCAGCGACATTCGCCGCGGATGTCATGAAGTCT from Drosophila kikkawai strain 14028-0561.14 unplaced genomic scaffold, DkikHiC1v2 scaffold_186, whole genome shotgun sequence encodes:
- the LOC138929411 gene encoding uncharacterized protein, which produces MQRSVSGARPEDLVGNSAPSWSGRWTHTLIPNLTSWVERSHGQVDFYLTQVISGHGCFRSYLKRFGHETEDWCPVCGSGVVEDARHELFECHRFDHERQKLEAVAGSSILPETLVPLMLADQCVWEAAATFAADVMKSLREQERRRKEQTE